A genomic window from Enoplosus armatus isolate fEnoArm2 chromosome 18, fEnoArm2.hap1, whole genome shotgun sequence includes:
- the LOC139301769 gene encoding heat shock protein beta-1-like, producing MGEQNKILSRPIFRRDVSWDPFPNWTQPSRIFAQDFGLPPFLEPSDLDWIDWAKRRLASFSWPGYTQTPHLPPFSGQHPAAMNHKGLRQLTSGVSEIRTGQDSWKINLDVNHFSPEEITITTKEGYLQISGNHQERQDEHGLVSRCFTRKYKLPQGVDLQHISSSLSGDGVLSVEAPAPGTSISNPTSEIVVPVQIRQTQDGEK from the exons ATgggtgaacaaaataaaatattatccCGTCCCATTTTCCGCCGAGATGTGAGCTGGGATCCTTTCCCAAACTGGACACAGCCGAGCCGCATCTTTGCACAGGATTTTGGCCTCCCGCCTTTCCTGGAGCCTAGTGATCTGGACTGGATAGACTGGGCGAAGCGGAGACTTGCATCTTTCTCCTGGCCTGGGTACACACAAACTCCCCATCTGCCCCCATTCAGTGGTCAGCACCCTGCGGCGATGAACCACAAGGGTCTGAGACAACTGACAAGTGGAGTGTCAGAGATCCGAACGGGGCAGGACAGCTGGAAGATTAACCTGGATGTCAACCACTTCTCGCCTGAGGAAATTACAATCACAACCAAGGAGGGTTATTTGCAAATATCAG GAAATCACCAAGAAAGGCAGGATGAGCATGGACTGGTTTCCCGGTGCTTCACCCGGAAATACAA gcTGCCTCAGGGGGTGGACTTGCAGCACATCAGTTCTTCGCTGTCTGGTGATGGAGTCCTCTCCGTAGAGGCCCCCGCCCCTGGGACATCCATCAGCAACCCAACCAGTGAGATCGTCGTACCTGTTCAGATCCGACAGACGCAGGACGGTGAAAAGTGA
- the LOC139301767 gene encoding sushi domain-containing protein 2-like, producing the protein MMGRLTAVIFVVLVSCICRRTSGQTCEGNCGEKFDSCSCHATCTSLMNCCADYKEYCVEIFPYSGTSFGGTDFIVLDASFNKSSEIVCRFDNNTNTVGYVDENSRGHCISPLLYETGWVPLHISSDNGTTFNRVGAWLSVHTGKLDSQFKATLVNSTKWQYYGTPNVGGNLEMTWNTSLVRAERVNIELWGYRETGEPYSDNWQGGWEYLYSLAKDHPNSGSFSFLPKPAENGFSSWELGSLRVSPSTYPDGMWNVQAAWTEDHALAWHLEETFRQNSTTWALEKCLAWGQLENQLPNFLSEIIDCPCTLAQARADTGRFHTDYGCDIEKGSVCTYHPGSVHCVRAIQASPKYGAGQQCCYDSTGAQVLTADSNGGSTPDRAHDWGSPPFMKPPRIPGQSHWIYDVLSFYYCCLWSDNCHYYFKHRPSSDCRRYQSPSSAVVFGDPHFITFDGVSYSFNGKGEYTLVTSAKKQLTIQGRTEPVNGTIKATKLSAIAMKEASSDVIEVRLVSGHNGLEVLQNQKTLSFTEQSWMDLHGVFVFSPTSTNVTVMFPTGAGVEVRLREGTMTTTVLLPEGFRDSTLGLLGNVNGDAKDDLALSNGQLVRNHSNPEELFSFGAGWAVYNKSALFTYDSEYLLDTYYNGPRHDLSFFPVFSVPESPDDPLANQASEICSGEGSQFCRYDVLVGRSPRMGNATRVSFQSHISLVQDLKPVISCGWLSPPNNGKKEGTTYLQGAKVRLSCDDGYTLEGSAERVCQQSGQWSGEDTNCVVPTNLAGVVAGSVIGAVALIVIITTIVLHSRKQKRKTAQPEGVITVDAF; encoded by the exons ATGATGGGAAGACTCACAGCAGTAATATTTGTCGTTCTAGTTTCATGTATCTGCAGGAGGACATCAG GACAGACATGTGAAGGAAACTGTGGGGAAAAATTCGACTCATGCTCGTGCCACGCAACATGCACATCTCTGATGAACTGCTGTGCGGACTATAAAGAGTACTGTGTGGAAATCTTTCCATATTCAGGGACCTCTTTTGGTGGGACAGATTTTATTGTCCTTGATGCCAGTTTCAATAAGAGTTCCGAGATTGTATGCAG GTTCGACAATAACACCAACACTGTGGGGTATGTGGATGAAAACAGCAGAGGCCATTGTATCTCCCCACTGTTGTATGAAACAGGATGGGTTCCTTTGCACATCTCTTCAGATAATGGCACCACATTCAACAGAGTTGGAGCCTGGCTCTCAG TTCATACTGGCAAGTTAGATTCTCAGTTTAAGGCGACTCTGGTCAACTCAACAAAATGGCAGTACTATGGCACACCTAATGTTGGAGGCAATCTTGAGATGACATGGAACACCTCTTTGGTCAGAGCGGAGAGGGTCAATATAGAGCTCTGGGGATACAGGGAGACAG gAGAACCCTATTCAGACAACTGGCAGGGTGGGTGGGAGTACCTGTACTCACTTGCAAAGGATCATCCCAACAGTGGATCCTTTAGCTTTTTGCCCAAACCAGCAGAGAACGGCTTTTCAAGTTGGGAGCTCGGCTCTCTACGTGTCAGCCCCAGCACCTACCCGGATGGCATGTG gAATGTACAAGCGGCATGGACAGAGGATCACGCCTTGGCCTGGCATCTGGAGGAGACGTTCAGGCAGAACTCAACAACTTGGGCCCTGGAGAAATGTTTAGCATGGGGCCAGCTGGAAAATCAGCTGCCCAACTTCCTCAGCGAGATCATAGACTGCCCCTGTACTCTGGCTCAAGCGAGAGCAGACACAGGAAGGTTTCAT ACTGACTATGGCTGTGATATAGAGAAAGGGAGTGTGTGCACCTACCACCCTGGGAGTGTTCACTGTGTGAGGGCAATACAAGCCAG TCCTAAGTATGGAGCAGGACAACAGTGTTGCTATGACAGCACAGGCGCTCAGGTCCTAACAGCAGACTCGAATGGGGGTAGTACTCCAGACCGCGCACACGACTGGGGCTCACCTCCATTCATGAAACCTCCTCGAATTCCTGGACAGTCCCACTGGATCTATGACGTCCTCAGCTTCTACTACTGCTGCCTGTGGTCCGACAACTGCCACTACTACTTCAAACACCGGCCCTCCAGCGACTGCAGGCGTTACCAGTCTCCCAGCTCAG CTGTGGTGTTTGGAGATCCCCACTTCATAACATTTGATGGCGTCAGCTACTCCTTCAACGGCAAAGGGGAATACACTTTGGTGACGTCAGCAAAGAAACAGCTGACAATCCAAGGCAGGACAGAGCCTGTGAACG gaacaataaaagcaacaaagtTGTCGGCAATAGCCATGAAAGAAGCATCCTCTGATGTTATTGAGGTGCGTCTGGTCAGCGGTCACAACGGCCTTGAAGTGCTTCAGAATCAAAAAACCCTCTCCTTTACTGAGCAGAGCTGGATGGATCTGCATG gcgtgtttgtgttttctcctacCTCTACAAATGTGACCGTGATGTTCCCTACCGGAGCCGGGGTGGAAGTGCGACTGAGAGAGGGAACCATGACAACCACTGTGCTCCTGCCAGAGGGGTTCAGAGACTCCACTCTCGGACTGCTGGGAAATGTGAACGGTGACGCCAAAGACGACCTCGCTCTCAGCAACGGTCAACTTGTGCGAAACCACAGCAATCCAGAGGAGCTGTTCAGCTTCGGGGCAGGCT GGGCTGTCTACAACAAGTCTGCCTTGTTTACATATGATTCAGAGTATCTTTTGGACACATATTACAATGGTCCCCGCCATGACCTTagtttttttccagtgttttctgtcCCTGAGAGTCCAGATGATCCATTAGCCAATCAGGCATCTGAGATATGCTCTGGAGAGGGTTCTCAGTTCTGTAG GTATGATGTCCTGGTAGGTCGTAGTCCAAGAATGGGAAATGCTACCAGAGTGTCTTTCCAGAGTCACATTTCTCTTGTGCAAGATCTCAAGCCAG TGATCTCCTGTGGCTGGCTTTCACCACCAAATAATGGGAAGAAGGAGGGGACCACATATTTGCAAGGAGCTAAGGTGCGGCTTTCCTGCGATGACGGCTACACTCTCGAAGGATCAGCAGAGCGTGTATGCCAGCAGAGTGGCCAGTGGTCTGGAGAGGACACAAACTGCGTGGTTCCCA CTAATCTCGCAGGAGTTGTGGCCGGTTCAGTCATCGGAGCAGTCGCACTGATTGTGATTATAACAACAATCGTACTCCACtccagaaaacagaaaag aaaaacTGCACAGCCAGAAGGAGTTATTACAGTTGACGCCTTCTAA